The proteins below come from a single Ochotona princeps isolate mOchPri1 chromosome 6, mOchPri1.hap1, whole genome shotgun sequence genomic window:
- the CDAN1 gene encoding codanin-1 isoform X1 yields the protein MAAVLESLLREEVSVAAAVRWLAHRAQSSEESPGEAAVLSSLGPLRKEFVPFLLNFLREQSSRVLPQGPPTPAKAPGASATLPGRPGGPPRGGRGARSQLFPPPEPPHAAAEAPVARRGRRRGPAPARERGSRGPGGPEEGVGGESVPWAGARRLRGSGSAASPSLPLWEPPNLSNLEEFPPVGSVPPGPAGRTKPSRRINPTPVSQERSLSKPKTCFTSPPISCVPSSQPSALDTSPWGLGLPPGCRSLQEEREMLRKERSKQLQQSPVPTCPTPESGSPLPSRLGSLSDEPADPSRVSSHRRLELVAQVYSSCIAENLVPNLFLELFFVLQLLTTRRMVAAQDRDFEPNPSVLEPLESPLFQSVHDCVFFAVQVLEHQFPVLCCLDKGTLKLLAENERLLCFSPALQGRLRAAYEGSVAKVSLVTLPSAQAVSFQPETDNRANFSSDRAFHTFKKQRDVFYEVLREWEDHHEEPGWDFEKGLGTRIRAMMGQLSAACSHSHFVRLFQKQLLQMCQSPDGAGGTVLGETPDVLSMLGADKLGRLRRLQERLVAPQSSGGPCPPPTFPGCQGFFRDFILSASSFQFNQHLMDSLSLTIRELNSLPLPPHEPSDEDGEADVDWQGERRQFAVVLLSLRLLAKFLGFVAFLPYRGPEPPPTRELQDSILALRSQVPPVLDVRTLLWQGLRARRAVLTVPWLVEFLSFADHIVPLLDYYRSIFSLLLHLHRSLVLAQERVGDMCFLNKLLLLAVLGWLFQIPTLPEDLFFSEEGQPDAFQVDTVSSEYGLDSAPVVDQQLLYTCCPYIGELRKLLALWVSGSSGRSGGFIRKITPTTTTGLGAQPLQSSQGLQAQLAQAFFHNQPPSLRRTVEFVAERIGSNCVKHIKATLVADLVRQAETLLKDQLVAQGQEGGDAAQMVEILCSQLCPHGAQALTQGREFCQRKSPGAVRALLPEETPAAVLSSAENIAVGLAIEKACTWLSANITALIRREVKAAVSRMLRAQGPEPAARGEQRGCSHACEHHAPLPSHLISEIKDVLSLAVGPRDPEEGVSPDHLEQLLGQLGQTLRCRQFLCPPAEQHLAKCSVELASLLVADKIPILGPLAQHRLERGQARRLLHMLLCLWKDDFQGPVPLRLLLSPRNVGLLADTRPREWDLLLFLLRELVERGLMCRTEIEACLDSLHDAQWPGDFSEELATLFNLFLTEPHLPEPQLRACELVQPNRGTVLAQS from the exons ATGGCGGCCGTTTTGGAGTCGCTGCTGCGGGAAGAGGTGTCGGTCGCGGCGGCCGTGCGGTGGCTCGCGCACAGAGCCCAGAGTTCTGAG GAGAGCCCCGGGGAGGCGGCCGTGCTGAGCTCACTCGGGCCGCTGCGGAAGGAATTCGTGCCGTTCCTGCTGAACTTCCTGAGGGAGCAGAGCAGCCGTGTCCTCCCGCAGGGTCCTCCAACCCCCGCCAAGGCGCCGGGCGCCTCGGCGACCTTGCCGGGGAGGCCGGGGGGTCCGCCGCGGGGCGGCCGCGGGGCGCGCAGCCAGCTCTTCCCCCCGCCGGAGCCCCCGCACGCCGCGGCCGAGGCCCCGGTGGCTCGCCGGGGCAGGAGGCGGGGCCCGGCGCCGGCCCGCGAGCGGGGCAGCCGCGGGCCCGGGGGCCCGGAGGAGGGGGTCGGCGGGGAGAGCGTGCCCTGGGCCGGGGCCCGGAGGCTGCGGGGCTCTGGCAGTGCCGCCAGTCCCAGCCTGCCGCTCTGGGAGCCACCAAACCTCAGCAACCTGGAGGAGTTCCCTCCCGTAGGCTCGGTTCCCCCCGGCCCCGCAGG CAGGACGAAGCCTTCACGCAGGATCAACCCAACTCCGGTGAGCCAAGAGCGGTCACTCTCCAAGCCCAAGACCTGCTTCACCTCACCCCCCATCAGCTGTGTCCCCAGTTCCCAACCCTCAGCCCTGGACACTAGCCCTTGGGGCCTTGGCCTTCCCCCGGGGTGCAGAAGTCTGCAAGAGGAGCGGGAGATGCTCAGGAAGGAGCG ctccaaacagctgcagcagTCACCTGTCCCCACGTGTCCCACCCCAGAATCCGGGTCTCCTCTCCCCAGCCGGCTGGGAAGCCTCTCAGATGAGCCCGCTGACCCCAGCCGAGTGTCCTCCCACCGCCGCCTGGAGTTGGTGGCCCAGGTGTATTCTTCGTGCATTGCTG AAAACCTGGTCCCAAACCTCTTCTTGGAGCTTTTCTTCGTCCTTCAGCTCCTCACCACCCGGAGAATGGTGGCTGCCCAGGACAGAGATTTTGAACCAAACCCAAGTGTCTTAG AGCCCCTGGAGAGCCCCCTCTTCCAGAGCGTCCATGACTGCGTCTTCTTTGCAGTGCAAGTGTTGGAGCATCAGTTTCC ggtcctctgctgcctggatAAAGGGACCTTGAAGCTGCTGGCGGAGAACGAGCGGCTGCTGTGCTTCTCCCCAGCTCTGCAAGGCCGCCTCCGGGCCGCCTATGAGGGCAGTGTTGCTAAG GTGTCTCTGGTGACGCTGCCCTCGGCCCAGGCTGTCTCTTTTCAACCAGAAACTGACAATCGTGCCAACTTCTCCAGTGACCGAGCCTTTCATACGTTTAAAAAGCAGAG GGACGTGTTTTATGAGGTGCTTCGAGAGTGGGAGGATCACCATGAGGAGCCCGGCTGGGATTTTGAGAAGGGCTTGGGTACCAGGATCAG AGCCATGATGGGTCAGCTCTCTGCGGCCTGCAGCCATAGCCACTTTGTTCGACTTTTCCAAAAACAGCTTCTCCAG ATGTGTCAGAGCCCAGATGGAGCTGGGGGCACTGTCTTGGGCGAAACCCCAGATGTGCTGAGTATGCTGGGAGCAGACAAGCTGGGGCGTTTGAGGCGCCTTCAGGAGCGGCTTGTGGCCCCTCAGAGCAGTGGGGGGCCCTGTCCACCCCCCACCTTCCCTGGTTGTCAAGGCTTCTTCAGAGACTTCATCCTGAGTGCCAGCAG CTTCCAATTTAATCAGCATCTCATGGACAGTCTAAGCTTGACGATCCGGGAGCTCAACAGCCTCCCCCTGCCTCCACACGAGCCCAGTGATGAGGATGGGGAGGCAGATGTCGACTGGCAG GGGGAACGGAGACAATTTGCTGTGGTGCTACTGAGCCTGAGACTTTTAGCCAAATTCCTGGGGTTTGTGGCCTTTCTGCCATACCGTGGGCCTGAACCACCCCCAACCCGTGAACTTCAGGACTCTATTCTGGCCCTGAGGAGCCAG gtccCACCAGTCCTAGATGTGCGAACATTGCTGTGGCAGGGGCTGCGGGCCCGCCGGGCTGTGCTCACAGTGCCCTGGCTGGTGGAGTTCCTGTCCTTCGCTGACCACATCGTCCCCTTGCTGGACTACTACCGGAGCATCTTCAGTCTCCTGCTGCACCTGCATCG GAGCTTGGTCTTGGCACAGGAGCGTGTAGGGGACATGTGCTTCCTCAACAAACTGCTGCTGCTTGCCGTCCTGGGCTGGCTTTTCCAG ATCCCCACCCTCCCCGAGGACTTGTTCTTTTCAGAAGAGGGCCAGCCAGATGCCTTTCAGGTGGACACAGTGTCCTCAGAATATGGCTTG GACAGTGCACCCGTGGTGGATCAGCAGCTCCTCTACACCTGCTGCCCCTACATCG GAGAACTCCGGAAACTGCTCGCACTGTGGGTTTCAGGCAGCAGTGGGCGGAGTGGAGGTTTCAtcaggaagatcacccccaccaccaccacgggGCTGGGAGCCCAGCCTCTCCAGAGTAGCCAGGGGCTGCAG GCACAGCTCGCCCAGGCCTTTTTCCACAACCAGCCGCCCTCCCTGCGTAGgactgtggagtttgtggcagaGAGGATCGGCTCAAACTGCGTTAAACACATCAA GGCCACACTGGTAGCAGATCTGGTACGACAAGCTGAGACGCTTCTCAAGGATCAGCTGGTGGCACAGGGCCAGGAAGGGGGTGATGCAGCCCAGATGGTGGAGATCTTGTGTTCCCAGCTGTGCCCACATGGGGCCCAGGCACTGACCCAGGGGCGGGA GTTCTGCCAGAGGAAGAGCCCCGGGGCCGTGCGGGCACTGCTTCCTGAGGAGACCCCAGCAGCT GTGCTGAGCAGTGCAGAGAACATTGCTGTGGGGTTGGCCATCGAGAAAGCCTGCACTTGGTTGTCAGCCAACATCACAG CGTTGATTAGGCGGGAGGTGAAAGCTGCCGTGAGTCGCATGCTTCGAGCCCAGGGTCCTGAGCCAGCTGCCCGGGGGGAGCAGAGGGGCTGCTCCCACGCCTGTGAGCACcacgctcccctcccctcccacctcatCTCCGAGATCAAA GATGTGCTCTCACTGGCTGTGGGGCCCCGGGACCCTGAGGAGGGCGTTTCCCCAGACCATCTGGAACAGCTCCTAGGCCAACTGGGCCAGACCCTGCGGTGCCGCCAG TTCCTGTGCCCACCTGCTGAGCAGCATCTGGCAAAGTGCTCGGTAGAGCTGGCTTCCCTTCTTG TTGCAGATAAAATCCCCATCCTAGGGCCGctggcacagcacaggctggaGAGAGGGCAGGCCCGGCGGCTTCTGCACATGCTGCTCTGCCTGTGGAAGGACGACTTCCAGGGGCCAGTACCCCTGCGGCTACTGCTGAGCCCCAGAAATGTGGGGCTTTTGGCAGACACCAGGCCAAGGGAG tgggatctgctgcttttcttgctACGGGAGCTGGTGGAGAGGGGTCTGATGTGCCGGACAGAGATAGAAGCCTGCTTGGACAGCCTTCATGATGCCCAATGGCCAGGG GACTTCTCTGAAGAATTAGCGACCCTATTTAATCTGTTTCTAACTGAGCCCCATTTGCCAGAGCCCCAGCTACGAGCGTGTGAGTTGGTGCAGCCAAACCGGGGGACTGTGCTGGCCCAGAGCTAG
- the CDAN1 gene encoding codanin-1 isoform X2 → MAAVLESLLREEVSVAAAVRWLAHRAQSSEESPGEAAVLSSLGPLRKEFVPFLLNFLREQSSRVLPQGPPTPAKAPGASATLPGRPGGPPRGGRGARSQLFPPPEPPHAAAEAPVARRGRRRGPAPARERGSRGPGGPEEGVGGESVPWAGARRLRGSGSAASPSLPLWEPPNLSNLEEFPPVGSVPPGPAGTKPSRRINPTPVSQERSLSKPKTCFTSPPISCVPSSQPSALDTSPWGLGLPPGCRSLQEEREMLRKERSKQLQQSPVPTCPTPESGSPLPSRLGSLSDEPADPSRVSSHRRLELVAQVYSSCIAENLVPNLFLELFFVLQLLTTRRMVAAQDRDFEPNPSVLEPLESPLFQSVHDCVFFAVQVLEHQFPVLCCLDKGTLKLLAENERLLCFSPALQGRLRAAYEGSVAKVSLVTLPSAQAVSFQPETDNRANFSSDRAFHTFKKQRDVFYEVLREWEDHHEEPGWDFEKGLGTRIRAMMGQLSAACSHSHFVRLFQKQLLQMCQSPDGAGGTVLGETPDVLSMLGADKLGRLRRLQERLVAPQSSGGPCPPPTFPGCQGFFRDFILSASSFQFNQHLMDSLSLTIRELNSLPLPPHEPSDEDGEADVDWQGERRQFAVVLLSLRLLAKFLGFVAFLPYRGPEPPPTRELQDSILALRSQVPPVLDVRTLLWQGLRARRAVLTVPWLVEFLSFADHIVPLLDYYRSIFSLLLHLHRSLVLAQERVGDMCFLNKLLLLAVLGWLFQIPTLPEDLFFSEEGQPDAFQVDTVSSEYGLDSAPVVDQQLLYTCCPYIGELRKLLALWVSGSSGRSGGFIRKITPTTTTGLGAQPLQSSQGLQAQLAQAFFHNQPPSLRRTVEFVAERIGSNCVKHIKATLVADLVRQAETLLKDQLVAQGQEGGDAAQMVEILCSQLCPHGAQALTQGREFCQRKSPGAVRALLPEETPAAVLSSAENIAVGLAIEKACTWLSANITALIRREVKAAVSRMLRAQGPEPAARGEQRGCSHACEHHAPLPSHLISEIKDVLSLAVGPRDPEEGVSPDHLEQLLGQLGQTLRCRQFLCPPAEQHLAKCSVELASLLVADKIPILGPLAQHRLERGQARRLLHMLLCLWKDDFQGPVPLRLLLSPRNVGLLADTRPREWDLLLFLLRELVERGLMCRTEIEACLDSLHDAQWPGDFSEELATLFNLFLTEPHLPEPQLRACELVQPNRGTVLAQS, encoded by the exons ATGGCGGCCGTTTTGGAGTCGCTGCTGCGGGAAGAGGTGTCGGTCGCGGCGGCCGTGCGGTGGCTCGCGCACAGAGCCCAGAGTTCTGAG GAGAGCCCCGGGGAGGCGGCCGTGCTGAGCTCACTCGGGCCGCTGCGGAAGGAATTCGTGCCGTTCCTGCTGAACTTCCTGAGGGAGCAGAGCAGCCGTGTCCTCCCGCAGGGTCCTCCAACCCCCGCCAAGGCGCCGGGCGCCTCGGCGACCTTGCCGGGGAGGCCGGGGGGTCCGCCGCGGGGCGGCCGCGGGGCGCGCAGCCAGCTCTTCCCCCCGCCGGAGCCCCCGCACGCCGCGGCCGAGGCCCCGGTGGCTCGCCGGGGCAGGAGGCGGGGCCCGGCGCCGGCCCGCGAGCGGGGCAGCCGCGGGCCCGGGGGCCCGGAGGAGGGGGTCGGCGGGGAGAGCGTGCCCTGGGCCGGGGCCCGGAGGCTGCGGGGCTCTGGCAGTGCCGCCAGTCCCAGCCTGCCGCTCTGGGAGCCACCAAACCTCAGCAACCTGGAGGAGTTCCCTCCCGTAGGCTCGGTTCCCCCCGGCCCCGCAGG GACGAAGCCTTCACGCAGGATCAACCCAACTCCGGTGAGCCAAGAGCGGTCACTCTCCAAGCCCAAGACCTGCTTCACCTCACCCCCCATCAGCTGTGTCCCCAGTTCCCAACCCTCAGCCCTGGACACTAGCCCTTGGGGCCTTGGCCTTCCCCCGGGGTGCAGAAGTCTGCAAGAGGAGCGGGAGATGCTCAGGAAGGAGCG ctccaaacagctgcagcagTCACCTGTCCCCACGTGTCCCACCCCAGAATCCGGGTCTCCTCTCCCCAGCCGGCTGGGAAGCCTCTCAGATGAGCCCGCTGACCCCAGCCGAGTGTCCTCCCACCGCCGCCTGGAGTTGGTGGCCCAGGTGTATTCTTCGTGCATTGCTG AAAACCTGGTCCCAAACCTCTTCTTGGAGCTTTTCTTCGTCCTTCAGCTCCTCACCACCCGGAGAATGGTGGCTGCCCAGGACAGAGATTTTGAACCAAACCCAAGTGTCTTAG AGCCCCTGGAGAGCCCCCTCTTCCAGAGCGTCCATGACTGCGTCTTCTTTGCAGTGCAAGTGTTGGAGCATCAGTTTCC ggtcctctgctgcctggatAAAGGGACCTTGAAGCTGCTGGCGGAGAACGAGCGGCTGCTGTGCTTCTCCCCAGCTCTGCAAGGCCGCCTCCGGGCCGCCTATGAGGGCAGTGTTGCTAAG GTGTCTCTGGTGACGCTGCCCTCGGCCCAGGCTGTCTCTTTTCAACCAGAAACTGACAATCGTGCCAACTTCTCCAGTGACCGAGCCTTTCATACGTTTAAAAAGCAGAG GGACGTGTTTTATGAGGTGCTTCGAGAGTGGGAGGATCACCATGAGGAGCCCGGCTGGGATTTTGAGAAGGGCTTGGGTACCAGGATCAG AGCCATGATGGGTCAGCTCTCTGCGGCCTGCAGCCATAGCCACTTTGTTCGACTTTTCCAAAAACAGCTTCTCCAG ATGTGTCAGAGCCCAGATGGAGCTGGGGGCACTGTCTTGGGCGAAACCCCAGATGTGCTGAGTATGCTGGGAGCAGACAAGCTGGGGCGTTTGAGGCGCCTTCAGGAGCGGCTTGTGGCCCCTCAGAGCAGTGGGGGGCCCTGTCCACCCCCCACCTTCCCTGGTTGTCAAGGCTTCTTCAGAGACTTCATCCTGAGTGCCAGCAG CTTCCAATTTAATCAGCATCTCATGGACAGTCTAAGCTTGACGATCCGGGAGCTCAACAGCCTCCCCCTGCCTCCACACGAGCCCAGTGATGAGGATGGGGAGGCAGATGTCGACTGGCAG GGGGAACGGAGACAATTTGCTGTGGTGCTACTGAGCCTGAGACTTTTAGCCAAATTCCTGGGGTTTGTGGCCTTTCTGCCATACCGTGGGCCTGAACCACCCCCAACCCGTGAACTTCAGGACTCTATTCTGGCCCTGAGGAGCCAG gtccCACCAGTCCTAGATGTGCGAACATTGCTGTGGCAGGGGCTGCGGGCCCGCCGGGCTGTGCTCACAGTGCCCTGGCTGGTGGAGTTCCTGTCCTTCGCTGACCACATCGTCCCCTTGCTGGACTACTACCGGAGCATCTTCAGTCTCCTGCTGCACCTGCATCG GAGCTTGGTCTTGGCACAGGAGCGTGTAGGGGACATGTGCTTCCTCAACAAACTGCTGCTGCTTGCCGTCCTGGGCTGGCTTTTCCAG ATCCCCACCCTCCCCGAGGACTTGTTCTTTTCAGAAGAGGGCCAGCCAGATGCCTTTCAGGTGGACACAGTGTCCTCAGAATATGGCTTG GACAGTGCACCCGTGGTGGATCAGCAGCTCCTCTACACCTGCTGCCCCTACATCG GAGAACTCCGGAAACTGCTCGCACTGTGGGTTTCAGGCAGCAGTGGGCGGAGTGGAGGTTTCAtcaggaagatcacccccaccaccaccacgggGCTGGGAGCCCAGCCTCTCCAGAGTAGCCAGGGGCTGCAG GCACAGCTCGCCCAGGCCTTTTTCCACAACCAGCCGCCCTCCCTGCGTAGgactgtggagtttgtggcagaGAGGATCGGCTCAAACTGCGTTAAACACATCAA GGCCACACTGGTAGCAGATCTGGTACGACAAGCTGAGACGCTTCTCAAGGATCAGCTGGTGGCACAGGGCCAGGAAGGGGGTGATGCAGCCCAGATGGTGGAGATCTTGTGTTCCCAGCTGTGCCCACATGGGGCCCAGGCACTGACCCAGGGGCGGGA GTTCTGCCAGAGGAAGAGCCCCGGGGCCGTGCGGGCACTGCTTCCTGAGGAGACCCCAGCAGCT GTGCTGAGCAGTGCAGAGAACATTGCTGTGGGGTTGGCCATCGAGAAAGCCTGCACTTGGTTGTCAGCCAACATCACAG CGTTGATTAGGCGGGAGGTGAAAGCTGCCGTGAGTCGCATGCTTCGAGCCCAGGGTCCTGAGCCAGCTGCCCGGGGGGAGCAGAGGGGCTGCTCCCACGCCTGTGAGCACcacgctcccctcccctcccacctcatCTCCGAGATCAAA GATGTGCTCTCACTGGCTGTGGGGCCCCGGGACCCTGAGGAGGGCGTTTCCCCAGACCATCTGGAACAGCTCCTAGGCCAACTGGGCCAGACCCTGCGGTGCCGCCAG TTCCTGTGCCCACCTGCTGAGCAGCATCTGGCAAAGTGCTCGGTAGAGCTGGCTTCCCTTCTTG TTGCAGATAAAATCCCCATCCTAGGGCCGctggcacagcacaggctggaGAGAGGGCAGGCCCGGCGGCTTCTGCACATGCTGCTCTGCCTGTGGAAGGACGACTTCCAGGGGCCAGTACCCCTGCGGCTACTGCTGAGCCCCAGAAATGTGGGGCTTTTGGCAGACACCAGGCCAAGGGAG tgggatctgctgcttttcttgctACGGGAGCTGGTGGAGAGGGGTCTGATGTGCCGGACAGAGATAGAAGCCTGCTTGGACAGCCTTCATGATGCCCAATGGCCAGGG GACTTCTCTGAAGAATTAGCGACCCTATTTAATCTGTTTCTAACTGAGCCCCATTTGCCAGAGCCCCAGCTACGAGCGTGTGAGTTGGTGCAGCCAAACCGGGGGACTGTGCTGGCCCAGAGCTAG